A portion of the Candida dubliniensis CD36 chromosome R, complete sequence genome contains these proteins:
- a CDS encoding citrate synthase, mitochondrial precursor, putative (Similar to S. cerevisiae CIT1;~spliced gene) has product MSAFRSIQRSSNVAKSTFKNSIRTYASAEPTLKQRLEEILPAKAEEVKQFKKEHGKTVIGEVLLEQAYGGMRGIKGLVWEGSVLDPIEGIRFRGRTIPDIQKELPKAPGGEEPLPEALFWLLLTGEVPTEAQTKALSEEFAARSALPKHVEELIDRSPSHLHPMAQFSIAVTALESESQFAQAYAKGVNKSEYWKHTYEDSIDLLAKLPTIAAKIYRNVFHDGKLPAAIDPKLDYGANLASLLGFGDNKEFVELMRLYLTIHSDHEGGNVSAHTTHLVGSALSSPFLSLAAGLNGLAGPLHGRANQEVLEWLFKLREELNGDYSKEAIEKYLWETLNSGRVVPGYGHAVLRKTDPRYTAQREFALKHMPDYELFKLVSNIYEVAPGVLTKHGKTKNPWPNVDSHSGVLLQYYGLTEQSFYTVLFGVSRAFGVLPQLILDRGIGMPIERPKSFSTEKYIELVKNINKA; this is encoded by the exons aTGTCTGCATTTAGATCAATTCAACGTTCAAGCAACGTAGCCAAAAGCACTTTCAAAAACAGTATCAGAACATATGCCTCTGCTGAACCA ACTTTAAAACAAAGATTGGAAGAAATCTTGCCAGCCAAAGCTGAAGAAgtcaaacaattcaaaaaagaacaCGGTAAAACTGTCATTGGTGAAGTTTTATTGGAACAAGCTTACGGTGGTATGAGAGGTATCAAAGGTTTAGTTTGGGAAGGTTCTGTTTTGGACCCAATTGAAGGTATCCGTTTCAGAGGAAGAACCATCCCAGACattcaaaaagaattacCAAAAGCACCAGGTGGCGAAGAACCATTACCAGAAGCTCTTTTCTGGTTATTGTTAACCGGTGAAGTTCCAACTGAAGCTCAAACCAAGGCTTTATCCGAAGAATTTGCCGCTAGATCAGCATTACCAAAGCACgttgaagaattaatcGACAGATCTCCATCTCACTTGCACCCAATGGctcaattttcaattgccGTTACTGCTTTAGAATCTGAATCCCAATTTGCCCAAGCTTATGCTAAGGGTGTCAACAAATCTGAATACTGGAAACACACTTACGAAGATTCCATTGATTTGTTAGCTAAATTGCCAACCATTGCTGCTAAGATTTACAGAAACGTTTTCCACGATGGTAAATTACCAGCTGCCATTGATCCTAAATTGGATTACGGTGCTAACTTGGCCAGCTTGTTAGGTTTTGGTGACAACAAggaatttgttgaattaatGAGATTGTACCTTACCATCCACTCCGACCACGAAGGTGGTAACGTCTCTGCTCACACCACCCACTTGGTTGGTTCAGCTTTGTCTTCTCCATTCTTGTCCTTGGCTGCTGGTTTGAATGGTTTAGCTGGTCCATTGCACGGTAGAGCTAACCAAGAAGTTTTGGAATGGTTGTTTAAATTAAGAGAAGAATTAAACGGTGACTACTCCAAGGAAgccattgaaaaatactTGTGGGAAACTTTGAACTCTGGTAGAGTTGTCCCAGGTTATGGTCACGCTGTCTTGAGAAAGACCGATCCAAGATACACTGCTCAAAGAGAATTTGCTCTTAAACACATGCCAGACTACgaattgttcaaattgGTTTCAAACATTTACGAAGTTGCTCCAGGTGTTTTGACCAAACACGGGAAGACCAAGAACCCATGGCCAAATGTCGATTCCCACTCTGGTGTCTTGTTACAATACTACGGTTTGACTGAACAATCTTTCTACACTGTCTTGTTTGGTGTTTCCAGAGCATTTGGTGTCTTGCCACAATTGATCTTGGACCGTGGTATCGGTATGCCAATTGAAAGACCAAAATCTTTCTCCACCGAAAAATACATTGAATTGGTCAAAAACATCAACAAAGCTTAA
- a CDS encoding actin-interacting protein, putative (Similar to S. cerevisiae AIP1) — protein sequence MSIQPLSITVPHPSTQRGHATHISYDPVNERLAYVNGKSVIIRPVDFKAIAPTVVFSKHIHPTTAVKFSPSGYYVASGDEAGHIKIWDASPKSEPDFEQPVIKSEFQVMSGPIRSIAWDADNSRIIAVGQGKEKFGHAFSWDSGNSIGDIQGHSSPINSVDIKPQRPYRAATVGDDHALVFFTGPPFKFDKSLRGNHNNVVRDVKFSPDGEHIVSVGSDRVITIYQGKTGEFVKKIEKAHEGGIFAVAWLSDSKHFITASADNTLKKWTLEGETTQTFEISSTPSIANQQVGLALTKEFVVSLSGNGNLNYFDYKGNLVQIVQGHQSPITKVEFHKGFLLSGGSDGKLFKWEVATDGPKALPILQDDDEHSNYVVDILTVDDVTYTAGWDDTLKSWRDGKVVSSVELPSQPKQLGSMKDAVFVLFESALQLYTEVNFELIAETKFDFTATCAAPINDTCILIANTTSNTVEEFQVENGQISKTSKEFPKSRSPPTFITVSPSREFFAVADSAGKYTLFNALDSTVVSTRWAFHNSKVFDAKWTPDSKYLISGGLDSSLLLYSVEKPSRVIKYLLAHPSGISSLAWVEYDSEKKTGTFVSAGLDATIRSWNISI from the coding sequence atgtcAATTCAACCTTTGTCAATTACTGTTCCACACCCATCTACCCAAAGGGGACATGCAACACATATATCCTACGACCCAGTTAACGAGAGATTAGCTTATGTTAATGGGAAGTCTGTCATAATCAGACCAGTGGATTTCAAGGCTATTGCACCAACTGTGGTTTTCTCGAAACATATTCACCCGACAACTGCAGTAAAGTTTTCTCCATCTGGGTACTATGTTGCTTCTGGTGACGAAGCAGGACATATTAAAATTTGGGACGCCTCACCAAAGTCGGAACCTGATTTTGAGCAGCCAGTTATCAAGAGTGAATTTCAAGTAATGTCGGGTCCTATTAGGTCAATTGCTTGGGATGCCGATAATTCTCGTATCATTGCTGTTGGCCAAggtaaagaaaaatttggaCATGCCTTTTCATGGGATTCTGGTAATTCGATTGGGGATATTCAAGGGCATAGTTCACCTATCAATTCTGTTGATATAAAACCCCAAAGACCATATCGTGCTGCCACTGTTGGTGACGATCACGCTCTTGTGTTTTTCACAGGTCCACCATTCAAATTCGATAAAAGTTTGAGGGGCAATCACAACAATGTAGTGAGAGATGTTAAATTTAGTCCTGATGGAGAGCATATTGTTTCGGTGGGCTCAGATAGAGTTATTACTATTTACCAAGGGAAAACAGGAGaatttgttaaaaaaattgaaaaagctCATGAAGGTGGTATTTTCGCTGTAGCTTGGTTGTCCGACTCTAAGCATTTCATCACTGCGTCAGCAGACAACAcattaaaaaaatggaCATTAGAAGGTGAGACCACTCAAACATTTGAAATCAGTAGTACCCCATCAATTGCTAATCAGCAGGTTGGGTTGGCATTGACCAaagaatttgttgtttctctTTCAGGAAATGGTAACTTGAATTATTTCGATTACAAGGGGAATTTAGTGCAAATTGTTCAAGGTCATCAGTCACCTATAACTAAAGTTGAATTTCATAAGGGTTTTCTTTTAAGTGGTGGATCGGATGGAAAACTTTTTAAATGGGAGGTGGCAACCGACGGACCAAAAGCGTTGCCAATATTAcaggatgatgatgaacattcaaattatgttgttgatatattAACAGTTGATGATGTGACATATACAGCTGGATGGGATGATACTTTGAAATCATGGAGGGATGGTAAAGTGGTTTCTTCAGTTGAATTACCTTCGCAACCAAAACAGTTGGGCTCAATGAAGGATGCTGTTTTTGTCTTGTTTGAATCTGCATTGCAGTTGTACACAGAGGTTAACTTTGAGTTGATCGCTGAGaccaaatttgattttacaGCTACATGTGCTGCACCAATTAATGATACATGCATTTTGATAGCCAACACTACCAGCAATACAGTAGAAGAATTCCAAGTTGAAAATGGGCAAATTAGCAAAACTTCCAAGGAATTTCCGAAAAGTCGTTCTCCTCCGACCTTTATAACAGTATCCCCTTCTCGCGAGTTTTTCGCTGTTGCTGATTCTGCTGGTAAGTATACATTGTTCAATGCTTTAGACAGCACTGTGGTGTCAACTCGTTGGGCTTTCCACAATAGCAAGGTTTTCGATGCGAAATGGACACCAGACTCGAAGTATTTGATAAGTGGTGGGTTGGATAGTAGTTTATTATTGTATTCAGTGGAGAAGCCTTCAAGGGTTATCAAGTATCTTTTAGCGCACCCATCTGGCATATCTAGTTTAGCTTGGGTAGAATACGACtcagaaaagaaaaccgGGACATTTGTCAGTGCCGGTTTGGATGCTACTATTAGATCTTGGAACATTTCTATTTAG
- a CDS encoding mitochondrial protein, putative, whose product MIRITSRSVKGAVNIRSVSTSTVRFNNAPKVVSPPVPPTVKPQGSEIPPPPPPPPKTKKFSLFGFLFKTTLLATVVYGGTLYAATKNDKVMDFVIDKQLPFHEELIDFIENGSTEDLEEAWENLKSKFTNVKLPTKDDIDELTQKLEHRGEDIIKETKKKIASTHIGHKSGTDLTPAEQLQRGVEIESVKKDFAHLPLIELNSDLGKSVDDTVKQTITSFNNFIQSIDASSLANKDDKLVASVNTSVNQLASRLNSLTKDFDNELQKKLKVSQTELFSSFTRKELELTENLLHQFSTEKQQLESKLNQKLNQEIQAARAAISQAASNAVAMVRIEQTKNFEKLVSEKLNEERTGRLANLEKLNDRIIELEKFAEGFETQIVSNHKKAIIHQTVSKLKSLLLAPTAGDKPQPIKPYLDELTKIASDDEVLKLAIKDLSPLVTNESTHSILTNAQLLSRWEQLAPELRSASLLPPNAGLLGHLASIVFSKLLLPVKGIKEDGKDIESVIGRVESSLARGELDIAVEEAANLKGWSRKLANDWVVEGRKRLEIEFLLGLIESESRII is encoded by the coding sequence ATGATTAGAATTACTAGTCGCAGCGTGAAAGGAGCTGTAAATATTCGTAGTGTATCAACAAGTACCGTGAGATTCAATAATGCCCCAAAAGTAGTTTCACCACCAGTTCCACCAACGGTCAAACCACAGGGATCAGAAATCcccccaccaccaccacctcctccaaaaaccaagaaattttcattgtttGGGTTTCTTTTCAAGACTACTTTATTAGCCACAGTTGTTTATGGAGGGACATTATATGCTGCCACAAAGAATGACAAGGTTATGGATTTTGTGattgataaacaattaCCATTCcatgaagaattgattgatttcaTTGAAAATGGATCCACTGAGGATTTAGAAGAAGCATGGGAAAACTTGAAAAGCAAATTCACAAATGTCAAATTGCCAACTAAAGATGACATTGACGAACTTACTCAAAAATTAGAACACAGAGGTGAAGATATAATCAAggaaaccaaaaagaaaatagcTTCCACTCATATTGGGCATAAAAGCGGTACAGACTTGACTCCTGCTGAACAATTACAAAGGGgtgttgaaattgaaagcGTCAAAAAAGACTTTGCCCATTTGCCCttgattgaattaaattctGATCTTGGCAAATCGGTTGACGACACAGtcaaacaaacaatcacttcattcaacaactttatacaatcaattgatgCCAGTTCTCTTGCCAACAAAGATGACAAACTAGTTGCGTCTGTAAACACTAGTGTTAACCAATTGGCCTCTAGATTGAACAGTTTGACCAAGGACTTTGACAATGAATtgcaaaagaaattgaaagtaTCACAAACTGAATTATTTTCCTCATTcacaagaaaagaattagaattaacTGAGAATTTATTGCATCAGTTTAGTACTGAAAAACAACAGTTAGAATCTAAATTGAACcaaaaattaaaccaaGAAATCCAAGCAGCCAGAGCTGCTATTTCTCAAGCTGCCAGTAATGCAGTTGCCATGGTTAGAATCGAGCAAaccaaaaattttgaaaaattagtCTCAGAGAAATTAAACGAAGAAAGAACTGGCAGATTAGCCAACTTAGAGAAATTAAATGACCGTATCATTGAATTAGAGAAGTTTGCTGAAGGATTCGAAACACAGattgtttcaaatcataAAAAGGCAATAATTCACCAGACTGTCTCCAAACTCAAATCTTTGTTATTAGCTCCAACTGCTGGTGACAAACCACAGCCTATCAAACCATATCTTGATGAGTTAACCAAAATTGCAAGTGATGACGAAGTCTTAAAATTAGCCATAAAGGATTTGAGCCCATTGGTTACAAACGAGTCTACCCACTCTATTTTGACTAATGCCCAGTTATTGTCTCGTTGGGAACAATTGGCCCCAGAATTGAGGTCTGCTTCGTTGTTGCCACCAAATGCTGGTTTATTGGGTCACTTGGCATCCATTGTTTTTTCTAAACTTTTATTACCCGTGAAAGGTATCAAAGAAGATGGAAAAGATATTGAATCTGTTATTGGAAGAGTAGAATCAAGTTTGGCCAGAGGTGAATTGGATATTGCAGTTGAAGAAGCTGCTAACTTGAAAGGTTGGAGTAGAAAGCTTGCTAATGATTGGGTTGTTGAAGGTAGAAAGAGACTTGAAATCGAGTTCCTACTTGGTTTAATTGAAAGCGAATCAAGAATTATCTAG
- a CDS encoding TBP-associated factor, putative (Similar to S. cerevisiae TAF3), whose amino-acid sequence MDDSFYFALLRISIAQILKANGFDKCKPSTLNVMTDLYLQTFQNAIKESLKCSNMRTNSNSPELQDITQALINISLFKANEVTKIHDEYFEESRYNTKSIEAFYQWCKKSEPLAIEKKLNEVPNTLIKNLIEKRKLDIDDGESDLAKRKRKHKERQEFYNQLKLNDDQRHRVDEDELDEDVITEKDKLTWFNYLIEKDLKLGHDLKYLHTDPIIVKEFLKYQNNYKFHPVGVNNDKETNTNWDRIQNHLKHLNKTDHIVCEVSPEEVAPNESDKDILKSLTNVSSLLPYNLKYDENLLEEDLTTFNRAEVMSNEEEGKNDEPRPLDDEVEQTSHVMTLNEGEVNNDGLLIDDAGIGGENSLIFM is encoded by the coding sequence ATGGACgattcattttattttgctCTACTAAGAATATCTATTGCTCAGATCTTGAAAGCTAATGGATTTGACAAATGCAAACCTTCAACTTTAAATGTCATGACAGATTTATATTTACAAACCTTTCAAAATGCCATTAAAGAATCACTCAAATGTAGCAATATGCGAACAAACTCAAACTCTCCGGAGTTACAAGATATTACACAAGCTTTGATCAATATAAGCCTTTTTAAGGCAAACGAAGTAACAAAAATTCACGATGAGTATTTTGAGGAGAGTCGATACAATACCAAATCGATTGAGGCGTTCTACCAGTGGTGCAAAAAAAGTGAACCTCTTGCTATAGAGAAAAAGTTGAATGAGGTACCTAACACTttgataaagaatttgattgaaaagaGAAAACTAGATATAGATGATGGGGAATCTGATCTAGCCAAGAGAAAGCGGAAGCATAAAGAACGTCAGGAATTCTATaaccaattgaaattgaacgATGATCAAAGGCATAGAGTGGATGAAGACGAGTTGGATGAGGATGTAATAACAGAAAAGGATAAACTTACTTGGTTCAACTATCTAATTGAGAAAGACTTAAAGTTGGGCcatgatttgaaatatttgcACACGGATCCAATTATAGTCAAAGagtttttaaaatatcaaaataattataaatttcatCCAGTGGGTGTAAACAACGACAAGgaaacaaatacaaattgGGACAGAAtccaaaatcatttaaagcATTTGAATAAAACGGACCATATTGTGTGTGAGGTGTCGCCTGAAGAGGTTGCTCCGAATGAGAGCGATAAAGACATATTGAAGTCATTGACAAACGTCAGTTCTTTATTACCATACAACTTGAAGTATGATGAAAATCTTTTGGAAGAGGATTTAACAACGTTTAATAGGGCAGAAGTAATGCTGAATGAAGAGGAAGGTAAGAATGATGAACCTCGACCCCTAGATGATGAAGTGGAACAAACATCTCATGTGATGACCTTAAATGAGGGCGAAGTAAATAATGATGGTTTATTAATAGATGATGCTGGAATAGGGGGTGAAAATAGTTTAATATTTATGTAA